CTCTGGGTCTTTGTGAATGCAGTGAGCAAGCAAGCTCCTGGCGTGGGTATCGTCCATCTCTTCATCACTGTCCTCGCCCCACCCGGTCTCGATACGCCGCCGCTTTGCGCGGTGGGCTCTTGAGGACTCTTCCTCATCTTCAACGTCGGTGGAGTGGGCACGGCTGATAGGTCGGCTTTCCTGCTCTTCGGTGCCGCGTGTAAGAGTACTACGGCCCTCGTCATCCGACTCGTCTTGGGGTTCGAACATCTCCAGCATCTGTCGATGAAGACCACGCGCGATCTTTGGCTTCGGCGCAGACGCTTTCCTTCGCTCGTCTGCAAAGGCATTGACAACTCGAAGAGGCTTCTTTCCTCGCCTGTTGTGATCGAGAGGCCCAAGCGCGTTGCGACCACGTCGTCCACCGAAGCCCCCGTTGCGTCCTTTGGGCGTTGCTGCAGCAAATGGATCCAGCGTAGGGGTTAGCATGGAGGGTAGGCTCCTACTGTTCTCTTTCGTCTGCGGATCCTGGATGTTCAGCTTCCGTCGCTTTGCCGCCTGGCGTTCTGACGACATGATGTCTAGCAAAGCAGGACCGGCGATGCGCGTCTTGATATCTCCAAGCAGCTTCTCCGACAGCTCATGCTTGAGCTGGTCGAGAGCTGCTAGAACGGGATCCAGGGAGTCAGCCCTTTGCTTCTTCTCCAGCTCCAGATCCGCGGCTTCCTCCTCTGCAATACGATCTTCAACAGCCTTTCGCTTCTTGTCCGCCATGACCCGCTCGGGGCTCGGGCTTCGCTCGTATTGTGGGTCGCCGTACTGATTGCATTCCATGTTCATCACGTAGGTGAACAGTGCTTGCATGTGGCATTCGCGAAAACAGCGTACCGTTTCGTCCTCGCCTCGCTTCGACTCTTCAAAGGTGACATAGTAGCCCGTCTGATCGCAACGGACTGCGCTCCATTTGAAGTTCTTCAGGCGCCTCTTCAGATGATCGATGGTGGTGCTCAGCACAGGAACGTATTGGTGGGCGATGAACAGGTACGGCGTTCGCTTCATCGTGGGCTTGATCGGCTCTCGTTCGATGAGGTAGGAAAGTGCTGCCTTGCGCGACAGGGGCTCTCGAGGTATCGGTATTGGTGGGCGCGTGCCCTTTCCCGAAGGCCCCTTTGGCACGTTTGCTGGCAGATCGAAGCCGGCAGGCGCAGAAGGGGCGGAGCCCTTGGCCGTTTGGGCAGCAAGCTTCGCCCTCAGCTTCTCCTGCTCCCTGCGAGTCTGCTGGACCGCCATACCCACGAGCTTCGCGCATCTTCTGCCTTCACGATCTGTGTGGACTCTGACTGGGTGTGTCCCTGTGCCAATGCGCTGCCCTGTGCCCTCGCGCTCTGCGCGTTTCGCCGATGTCGAGGCTTTGACCGCTGGCGTGTTGCGCATAGGCGCAGTGTCGCGGAACTTGATGAGACATATTCCCAGAGGACTGCCATTGTCGGGGTGGACCTGGTTTTGCAGCTTCTCGATTTCACCGTAGATGGAGAAGAAGCCGCGCAGTTGCGCGTCCGCGGTCAGTGGATCGAAACCAGTCACGACCACCTGGGTGGCGGGGCCAGGGCCGCAAGATATGCGCGCATCGAAAGCGTAGGGTTTGGCGACATAAGGCGCCAGCCGCAGTTTCGTCTTGGGTGCCGCTGGACCGACGGTCTTGATGGCGTAGGCACCCGTGCTGTAGCCAGCAATGGCCAGACGGGGATCGGGAGGGGGAGACGGGTCGCCCTGTAACACAAGTGAGTTAGCCTTGATGTCACAGGGCGACCAGCTCTGGTCATATCAAGTGTAACCTTCATACCTTGTCCAGTATTTGTTTGTATGTCGGCGGCCGCGACTGGCGAGCCTTTTTATCCAACTTGGAATCGAGAAGCGGGTCGTAGGTGATGCGTTGGCCGAGGACGCCATCTGGGGGGAATATGGATATCCGCGTCTCGGGCGGCGTGTTTACGGGTGTGATGGTGTCGGTGCCATTGGGTGGCGCGCTCGACGGCGGTGCACGCGAGGCAGCAGACTTTGGCATCGTGTCGTATGAGGGTCTCGTGGACCGTGGGCTGGGCTGCTTGCCCGGCGGAGACGAGTCTGCGTTGGTCAAGGGTGTGAGGGCTTGCAGTGTGAGGTGTTGGCCAGAGTGCGACATTGTGCTCTGCGCCGAGgatggggggggggggctgTTGGACAGGCacaggcgcaggcgcaggacCAGACAGGGATGcggtgggtggtggtggtgaagaCAAGCAGGTCGAGAGCGTTCAGCAGGTGGTAGGGGCGCCGCTCATGGTTGACAAGCCAGGACAGGTCGTGTTGGAGGGGGGCCGGGCCTGCGTGGGGGCGTTTGGCTGCGCACGGCGAGGCGTGTGGGAGGCCGAGTGCCGTCGTCTCTGCACACGCTGTCTCTCGGTGCCGGTCTCGAGATGTGCGTCTCCCACTGCAACGGCGCACCGAGGTAGCTGGTGTCCGTGGGTTTAGCAGGCCGTTGCTCGCGCCATGCCCGTGTCTGGTGTCTGGAGTCTGGGGTCTGGGGTTGGGTGTTGGGTGTTgggtggtgggtggtgggcggTCGAAAACAACGTCAGACGCGTGCTGGACTCGGCGGCGCTGCAGGGTTGGGAAGGATGGGATCCACAGCGACGCGGTGCGTGCGAGCGTGTCGGCAGCTCACCACTCGCGCGACGCAGCGGAGATGCAGCGGGAAGCAGAAAGACGAGGCGGGCGGGCACGCAGCAGCAACGGCGGCGGTTTGCGCAGGCAGacggcgggcggcgggcggcaGGCGGGCGCTGGCTTGAATGCGAGGTCGTCTGGAAGATTGGCTCCAGCGAAGACGGTCGCGCACGggcagcgcagcgcagcgccTTCCCAGGAACCGCCCCTGGCCGACGCGGTCCTGCACCGACAACCAACCATCACCCGCGCATCCAACCCCTCCACACGTCGACGCACTCTGGAGCCGTCTTCTGCACGATGGACTCACTCTCGGCCGCCGTCCCCCGCGCCCGCATCGACTTCTCTCACCGTCTCACCGCGTGCTTCACCCACCGCGTCTGGCCCAGCGACGTCATCGCTCCCCGCACCGACAGCACACGGTCGAATGCACAGACGTCTTGCTCCACGACACTCGAAAACTATGGCCTTGGACCGGGGACAGAATCATGACTGACAGCACAGGGCACGCCGTAGCGCACGTGAGCGCTGGTGTCTGCTCTGACCCTGCACGCGATCGTCGAGAGCGCGGGAACAACGGCCGGACGCAGCTGTTCACTCGCCCTCATGCTCGGGTGGGACGCCATATAGTGGGAAACCCGAGTGTCTGTTGTGCCTGTAGCCCTCAGCGTATGCACCAATGCCCTTGTTGTGGAAACCAGAACGAGGACATCGCAGTGACCCGTAGGATCGTCGATTCTATCTAGGATTGGGCAGCCGTGGccttttttctttctttcaGTCTGCAGAAGCCCCCTAGTTCTGGCTGGAGCCTACGTAGGGTCTGCACGCGTCCGTGTCTTGTTGGACTCCTGCAAACGCTCCCTCGTGCATCTGACGCTCAATCAACGTACTTGCCCTCCACCCACCCCTTCCTCTTCACGCCCAACTCGACCGCCGCACTCCCCCAATCACTCCCGTGGTTGTGCCCCTCGTTCTTCCCCGCGCCCGCAATCCCCGCGCGATACAGGCCCTGCTCCTCGCTCAACAGTGTCAGCAAGCCAAAGATAACCGGCACGTTGCCGTCGAGCTGCAGCCGCATCAGCCCGTGGCTCACAGCATCGGCAATGTACTCGAAATGCATCGTCTCGCCTTTGATCAGCACCCCAATGGCGATGATGGCATCAAAGGGCGCCGTCGACGtggccgacgacgacgacgacgagccCGAGACGTTCAGCTTGGTCAGGTCCGACGCCGAGCCGAGCAGGTCGGCAGCTGCGCCCACGACGCCCGTGGAGCTCG
This window of the Ascochyta rabiei chromosome 14, complete sequence genome carries:
- a CDS encoding 6,7-dimethyl-8-ribityllumazine synthase; protein product: MAILKGPGEPKSYDGSNLRIGIIHARWNATLIEALVDGAKKALADAGVKDENLVIQSVPGSYELPYAVKQLYSASQVQSSSTGVVGAAADLLGSASDLTKLNVSGSSSSSSATSTAPFDAIIAIGVLIKGETMHFEYIADAVSHGLMRLQLDGNVPVIFGLLTLLSEEQGLYRAGIAGAGKNEGHNHGSDWGSAAVELGVKRKGWVEGKYVD
- a CDS encoding [Histone H3]-lysine(4) N-trimethyltransferase, whose amino-acid sequence is MSHSGQHLTLQALTPLTNADSSPPGKQPSPRSTRPSYDTMPKSAASRAPPSSAPPNGTDTITPVNTPPETRISIFPPDGVLGQRITYDPLLDSKLDKKARQSRPPTYKQILDKGDPSPPPDPRLAIAGYSTGAYAIKTVGPAAPKTKLRLAPYVAKPYAFDARISCGPGPATQVVVTGFDPLTADAQLRGFFSIYGEIEKLQNQVHPDNGSPLGICLIKFRDTAPMRNTPAVKASTSAKRAEREGTGQRIGTGTHPVRVHTDREGRRCAKLVGMAVQQTRREQEKLRAKLAAQTAKGSAPSAPAGFDLPANVPKGPSGKGTRPPIPIPREPLSRKAALSYLIEREPIKPTMKRTPYLFIAHQYVPVLSTTIDHLKRRLKNFKWSAVRCDQTGYYVTFEESKRGEDETVRCFRECHMQALFTYVMNMECNQYGDPQYERSPSPERVMADKKRKAVEDRIAEEEAADLELEKKQRADSLDPVLAALDQLKHELSEKLLGDIKTRIAGPALLDIMSSERQAAKRRKLNIQDPQTKENSRSLPSMLTPTLDPFAAATPKGRNGGFGGRRGRNALGPLDHNRRGKKPLRVVNAFADERRKASAPKPKIARGLHRQMLEMFEPQDESDDEGRSTLTRGTEEQESRPISRAHSTDVEDEEESSRAHRAKRRRIETGWGEDSDEEMDDTHARSLLAHCIHKDPENMAEKELEQVLAILPRSSPIWKKADKALKGFRRLRKIEQEADAIFGVETPPEDKLEPTVTITQDDEAAKPIETTEKEVPAPAKKGVAKPKKKTKKQLEEEIKAAKAEITEEVTEVAEAVEEELAEVKPDIVTEVPVTETPEEDDRGSVYCGVSSVEPRKTVEDDFSVVMDIDGWQHLLKDEEDLKYLHTAMQSVSPAEVQDAQSWAWKQKSIKHLNNSGEAGVSRKETKIEGYYVPNPTGSARTEGVKKIRESEKSKYLPHRIRVVREREERQRRAKQEDKSVISVEGFKFQTGSQKTSTANSRANRANNRRMVNDINISKVSGAEGDALRFNQLKKRKKLVKFDRSAIHNWGLYAEENIAANDMIIEYVGDRVRQRVADLREAKYDMQGVGSSYLFRIDEDTVIDATKMGGIARFINHSCTPNCTAKIIRVDNSKRIVIYALRDISQDEELTYDYKFEREMDATDRIPCLCGSIGCKGFLN